Genomic segment of Eupeodes corollae chromosome 2, idEupCoro1.1, whole genome shotgun sequence:
aaatcatttgataTCTCTCCATCATCCTCATTTGTGTAGTTTCTAAATGCTTCAGGTTCGGCGAGCAACTCCATCTCAGATTCGAATGTattcctagtttttttttaaagataaacacAATtagcaaatttaacaaaattaaaaataatctcaAGTGAAtacatttcattattttgttcctGCTTCAGGATATGAGCAGGGTCCAGCTGATGAATTGTTTGCATGTGCCGATTAAGACGGTTTTTACTTGAGAAATGTTTGTAGCACACGAGACATTCGATATATGGTTTAAGCTCCCCTTTAACTACACCCTCTTCGTTGCATTCTCCCTCTTCGAATATTTGGCTTGAAGGATCTCCTTCTGTTTCCGCTGCACCTctgaaatacaaaacaaagacaaaaacaTCAGTAAACTTCTCGAGATTGCAGTGTGCAACAATTCCCATACGCTTCTATCCCATAGCCCATTTCTGAAGTTGCAATCTTGTGGACATTTCTTATGTGACGTGTGACGTGATCCCGGCgtgtaaacattttattgcaaACATAACATTGATTAGAGGAGTTGTGGTAGCCGATTTCTGGATGTGCCGCACTTATGTGACTTTTTAGGCCTGCCAAACGATTGAATGATTTATTACATATTCGACACATATTGGCCGACCCTTTGTGTGCAATGGCTCGATGTTCCTAGAGtagaattataattattattaaaggaTGTTTCCTGCCTTATTCTCGATCTCGATGATAATAATTACCCGCAACCGTTcgtatttaataaatttctgaTCACACTTTTCACACGGGTACAAAGTTGAGTCTATGGTTTGGGTACTTTTTTCCTCAGTGGGTATGGGTTTTATGTCAGCAACTGCTTGGTATTTATTGATTGAATCCAAGTATGTTATAAGTTTGCGATGAGCTTGTTCAAAGTCCTTCTTAAACGAATAAGCACTTTCCACACGTTCCATGCATTCATAGCAAATAAGATGTGGAAACTCATCATGCCGGTGGACCTgaaatagttattttatttccaattagtaaaagaatactttttataaaacaaaacttaccttGTAAATGGTTAATTCTGAAATCATGTCGCAGATACTGACCCCACCGATTTTCTTTGGTTCTTCGAACAACAATACAGAATCCAAATTGGTTTTAAGACAAACCCTGCACATTTTTTCAATATCGAACTCCATGGTTCTgtggttttgatttattttgagagaaggatttattattttatagtaaATAAAATGTTCCTGAGAAAGTTTACATTTCTGTATGTACAAACTATAAATTACGAATgcgttggaaatattttttttttgtgaaggcAGCTGCTGTCAAACAACACTGAAGTAACGCAGACGTAACGTGACGTTGTGAGACTTCATTTATGATACAGACTTAAGGCTACTATACCATAAGTGAGAGAATAATGGGTGTTTCAGAATGCAAACCATCACATGAGTTAAATTGACAAAGTGAGAATTTGTTGAagttatatatttgtttttatatttggtgGCGTATAAAAAGAGGACAGGAAAGACTTTGAAACCAGTGGAAATCAATTTtgggggcgactttccattaccgcagcacgaatttccttctgatttttttgtacagttaggtaggggtgtcaatagaacatgttttaaatattagggcgaggaaacaactttaagtcataaaaaaaaatattttctttttcggacttaaccctactttttttgtattgcattttatgagccaaaaacaagttttttttaattgatagcacggcgtactaacagctaggtatgtaagggagggcatgctgcccccctgcaacccccctgcttggggtcactataggatttggggtgggtgcgagtttgggtatatccaaagtacttttccatttgagcactaaaataaaagaaattaccaagaaaaaaaaacaagtatggcaacactgaacaaaaaacaggaaagaaatgtcaaaatcaaccatttttgagtgttttgtatggaaaaaagtgaactttaaaaattaattaaaaatagaaataaatgtttcctcgctctaaaattgctatagttattatttatttgcacatatctatcgaataaaaaaaccgcgagtcgaaattcgtgctgaggtaatggaaagttgagccgaattttgacacttttaaacgattttaaattttgaatttgtatcgATCCATAAACTACccttttaattacaaaaaaaaacgtactgTATGCAGAGaatgtttgcttttatttttagataaattaatttaatttaattaatttaaaggatAATAGTCTTTGTCTTTAGGGATACAAATCAGTGTTATAGTGAATAATCCATACCATGTATATCATAAGCCTCAATGCGTTTTTCAATAAtactataaacaattttttttcataccagatgtcttgggttcaatccctatcGGTGccacctaaaagtttttttttcacgcgTACTGGCTattgggaggaattgacaaatcctttaaaaGTGAATCTTCGTCATAAAGGTTGCAAGTcctttcaattcttaaaaagaCTCACAAACAGGAAATgtggagagttgtaagtcactagaccatagttctcaatggactgttgcaccacccaatttatttattatagtagccaattttcagccgataaccgcgatagtcaatagacAATTTTCAGTTGCTAATTTTGGGCAGGTTCAAACAACACTAGGGACttcatttgaattaatttagaCCAAGGCAATAAGTTAATTTCTCAGATGtcaataatttacaattttgaacGTTACTTCACAAACATTTACCTTCAGTTGATGTTGCAACGCAACATGAAACACAAtcccaaacaaaaaatcatcattGTCAAAGATGCAAATCACCGACggcattaaataaatacaaacaccGTCGGCTAATTCAAAATACCTGCAGAAAATTTTATGATCTCATAACTAGAGATGACACTCAAACGATCATCGATCATAGTTGTTTATTTGTGGGAGTTCAATACGCCCACTATGCGATGTTTTATATTGTGTGTAGCATtgccaacttcacgatggttccacttttaacggacaaatcactagcgcaaagagggctatgcggaaaaattgtgtaacatttacatttaatactCACAGTCAATGCTGTCGTTCTTGctactatagtagtattttactatttttagatTCAACTGCTACTCTACCCACGGACAAAAACTACTCcccaaaataaaacggaaaagaaatttgtatcgTTTGAAGGCGATGACGAAGATGAGAGGTGCGGtgagagttaaaaaaaactttagtagaTGAACCACTATGTGTCAACGAACTATAGCTGGATCGCAAGAACTATCAGCTGGTGGATTAAGATCTACGTACGAGCATAATGGTCTTGATGTTTATAGCTTATTTTGTTTGGATAAGAAGAAAACTAGGTTTTGTTATGCAAGTAAAAATGCATATTATTCATtcccaaaatcaaaattgtaaacTAAAGttcgcaaaaataaaaagacaagtCATATTATGGAATtaataaattttgcattttctCTGTAGTTTGAAAGGAAAGTAACACTGTTACTTCTGCAtctgtgattttttttcttagacgACTTTTGTGATTTACCGCCGGCAACTTAAAGATTTGACTCCGCATCAACTGGACTGCGGAGAATACATTCCACTTTGTCAAAGGTTAAGCTAACTGTCCTTGCAGCAAACCGTTGATCGtgcaaaaatactaaaaacatgTCAAAACACTAAATGAAATTGttgagaaaatatataaattacatagtaataaagttcagctttgaatttaattataagCTGTCATTTTAACATAGTATTATTGTAGAACTGTTTTTTCACGTTCGCCACAGTCTCCAGATGGCTTTAGAAGTTTTGTATACAAGAATTaagcaaaaaaagaacaatagcTAATGTGGTCGAAATCACTAGGTGCCACCCCATAGAAACCCACTATGAGATTGACTTCATAGCTGGGGAGATTTTTCTTTCGTAACTCTCCAAtcaactttctaaaaaaattgccttaaatAAAAGGCAATTTTCTGGCAACTGGCCAATCAAATTCTAGAAACTCTCCtttcccttatgtcgtctgaatcTGCCCATTGACTTAAATTAGATAGGTAGATTTGCATAATTCGGATTCAAAAACAGCATCTAAAGTGGTCAAATCGAAACAAGCATTAGAAACACTCACAGGtactaacaattttaatttgtaattcatATAAACTTAGGTTTTCGTCTGTATAAAACCCCTGTCCACAATTATTGAACATGAACCGACTGAGAATACCGCTCAaggatatttgaaaaattcctttttcaatgggcaggttcagccaacataagggacttaatttgcagtcattctttgaacgtaaattttgataaaaggcaactagttagtttttcaagcaaACAAAATGATTGTCTTGAAAACAATACTCAGGTAagtcacgatttgtattttgtattgtaaagaaatattaattattgcTTTTCGAAACTGACGAGGAtaccttttacagaaagcattaaaaaaaagttgtgcagaaaataattaaatcattaattataaggtaattttttggcagctgaccaatcaaatactagaaacttgcctaacttttaagtcccttatgttgtctgaacctgctcaATACTATATGACAAATAATGAGGAATGTTTCAACCATATCTGAttttgtgtgaactagggcctcacccaacaaacttctccatctagcttacTAGctaggtccctagctagatgtctccagtttcccgctccaagttgggtgaggtcaccttccacttgtgcgcgccacctgatcagcggtcttcctctactaggctgtcctgtgggtatgcatgcactctacgtgacccagctatcttaaTCGTTTGAtctagctaagtctacgtcgctgcccgtacagcccgtacagttcgtcgttatatcttctcctccatcctccatctatgcgtacgggaccgaaaatcacccgaagaatttttctctcgaagcatcctaagacgctctcatctttttttgacagggtccaggcctcggcgccataaatgagtaccgggatgatgagtgtcttatagatggtgattttagatgctcgagagaggactttagcagcgatttgcaagagttattctttgtttgatttcagcgctggtgtcgttgtctgtactAACAGCGGTGCCTAgctagacgaagtccttaactacctcaaagttatagctgtccatggtgacgttttgtccaagacgtcgtcgttcagtgtccctcattgaccactaaacccatcttcatCGCTTCCACCGCAATGtttaaaaacgctccactgacatcactctttgatcttccaattatgtcaatatcatctgcgtatccgagtaattggatggacctttggaagattgtgcctctagttttgacggttgagttttgcacaattctttcgagagccatgttgaagaagtcgcatgacagtgcatcgccttgtctaaaacctttttttgacatcaaatgcatcggtaagatcttttccgaccttgatagagcagcgtgcattctccatcgtcattctgcacaaacggataagtttgacagtgatgccaaaactagacattgctcgatagagctcttccctatagatgctgtcatacgcggctttaaaatcgataaagagatggtgggtatcgatttgaagctcctgcacgtcgtctgttaagggacctaacattccacgtataTGTcagaagttcgttgtccttgggccctactatgtaactcgattctacaatgaaattccTCGAAATCGAAAAAATGGTACTATGTATCTGTTTGGctactttcgaaccaacgagaatcgaatagttctagtagtgccaactatattcttatgaactttcgaataaacgaggaactacgtaactcgaaagtagaattcaaaacaaggcaaaatcgaaaataatcactctacatcaaatgtgtttgcgagcgatgttttttttatcaaagtgtaagtaaaatgttgaatatgagttTCATCTACCACCCAATTACACCCGGAATtcgtaatttttaccaaaatagcGTTTAtactttcgtttctcttcctcattcatttcaaaattcatcatcagcgtGCACGtgactctttcgattgaagtcaaaacttcggcaagtatttttgacatggtttgctgtgcaattccagcgttcttgtcaccaccgatttattttttaaatattctaccgtatatatgtttgtatgtatgtatgatatatacaaaatttttctcACTCAGCTCCATTATCTTGGAAAtatctcttattcttctgcgtttAATTTGCTCGTACCattcttcatttccttgcaaattgaACCAAATTACAACGGTGTAAATTTTTGTTATAGgtattcttgtccaaaaatttgaagttttattattgtttttttattattttgtttttaaaactgtcaaacaactcgatactcgttcgaaagtagaacattttttgaaaaaaagttggtataactggcatccgattctactttaatacgtagtacgatttgaaagtagaatcggaaatgagtttcgaatagaatcaaaagtagaatcgagttacatagtaaggccccttaattcgtttgcgtgggttgtcaacagtgaatccgaggcttgttggtgcttcgcaactaaaggtattttttacgtggccaggaagtcaccccgacggcacaacccccaacctggacgGCCAGATCCTTTGTAGAACTCCAAGAaaagggagccggataaaccgctgcttacaggcctgggctccgaatatgtcgaagaaggtgtttactaagtagttcaaccgtactggaactgtagacaccaccgttgattccatctcgagaattcgttcgctgccgcctggataaggagaggtgccttagtggaaacacttctcccccctctctcgtttgctgcccccaacaactttccactcgggttggaacccaatctccagttgaggtactaggcacccgatgttcaccgcggggaggtgagagtaggagttgatagacagaggtgggttttgagaaaaacctgtggacgcttgtgtcctctttaATGCACATgcctaccatttgaacatcgtcaCTGTCTAAACATTTACTgatgaataaaaccaaaactcctaaaactatttatatatttagttaaattaatatacCAAATTTTAGAGTTATATTTCGATATTGCATATTGCTCTAACCTATGGACTTTTCTACAAACGGCAGGCTTTACAAAATGTTACCAGAATGTGGTTCTCTCTTAATTAAACTCGTGGTATCATCAATAGCCTTACTCGTGTCGTCAATAGCTTCAGATATAATCTTTAaagcaaaatacaattttaattcaatatatttaaatgcacaattgttaaatttataattacctccgatattgttttatttggttttacttTAGAAACTCGACCTTTCCTTGCCTCGTTCTCCAGCCCATGAACAGAGATTTTATGTTGAGTCAAAAGGTACCCCTGTACAAATCCAACCTCGCATATATGACACTTATACCTCTCACCAGTGTGCCGCCTTATGTGTGCTTTCAAGTCGTTGCCCTGGGCAAAATTTTTTGGACAGTGGACACACTGATATGGTCTTTCACCAGTATGCACTCGCATGTGAACCACTAAGTTATAAGATCGTTGGAATCCTTTGCCACAAATCGTGCACAAGTGTGTTTTCTCCCCGGTGTGATATCTGCAAGAAGAAGAACGAAAAAAGCTATGTAGCTTTCTATAATTtggattaatattttaatttttcttattactTAACATGAACATTTAAATCGGTTTTCCTGGGGAAGCCCTTGCCGCAATATTTACATGTGAATGGCTTTTCTCCGGTGTGCCTACGCATATGGATCAGCAAGTAGTCATTTCTAACGAAACGCAAGCCACATTCCGAACACAAAAATGGTTTCTCCTTGCCATGCGATTTATTGTGTTGCTTTAAAGCTTCTTTCGACTCAAAGCCCGTTGgacatattttgcatttaaacgACTTATTCGTATGCATATTCATGTGTTTTTGCAGGTATGCTTTTGTGCTAAATGTCTTATTACAAACTTTACAATGTTCTGGTTTGTCAATATTTTGGGGCAGGTTCTGCATGTTATGTTTCATTTCTTTGTGTTTCCTTACCATGCCGGCTCTAAAATACGATCGGTCGCAAATTTCACATTTAAAAGCTTTAGTAGGGTCATGTTTGTTCATATGACTTTTAAGATGATCTTTTCGGCTAAATCGCTTACTACAAATATtacatatgaattttttttttagatcatgAGAAAGAAAATGACGTTTGAGATGACCGCGTCGAGTAAATGTTTTACTACACTTGGAACATTTAAATGGCTTTGCTAGGACTTGATGATTTTTAACACTTAATGAATAACTTtctttgttatcagtttttagtTCTTCCGTTTTCGGGGCGCAGTATGTTTTCTCAGGCAAAGTATCATCGAGTTCTTCTTTTATTGAAAGGGTCTCTGggtctttttaaattaatacaaatagaGAACAGTTTGGTGCTTAAATTTTGAgtgcaacaaataaaaagaaaacaaaagaagataCCTTTAGTCTTAGTATTGAATATATCTCGCAAACCAGCCAGCGGCTTGTCATCCTCGTCACTACTAATTGGATTTTCTGCTGTACCAATGCTTCCATTGTCTTCgtcttcgtcatcgtcatcatcatcatctttattAACTTCATAGTCTTCAGAATCTTTGTTAGATACAATTTCGGAATTATCGTCTACCTTTGTAAGATTTTCATAATCCGCTTCAGTTTCAAGAAGCATTTCCAGATCATTAGCATCACATTCTATACTAAAGTAAATTACTGGAATTAGGCGAATGCGATTCAATACCGAACCCAATAGAATGACACATACTTCTCATTTGGTATACTATCTTCATCTCCAGGcgttatttgtatactttccaATTTGTGTATCTTGGCCATATGTCGGTTGACATGCTCTTTCCGAGTGAATCTTCTATTGCAGATAAGACATTCGTGGGGATGAAAGTGTTGTACTTCCGGATGATGCACTGCTATATGATTTTTGAGGTCTCCGATTCGGTTGAATTTTCTGGAACAGAATCTACAAATGTTTTCAGATCCTTTGTGCGATTCCGTACGGTGgtcctaacaaaaaacaatattttaggaAAAGATTTTGGCTCAATTGCTGAACTTTTAGGAAATAGGTTAAACCAAAAAGTATACCCTTAGGGATTGGTAGGAAATGAATTTAGCATCGCATTTCTCACATGGGAATAATGTCGAGTCGTCCGTTTGGACACCCTTATTATTCTGTACATCGCCAGAATTGTCATCTACGATTTTGTTATTTGATTCTAAATAAGTAAGAAGTTTACGATGAGATCGTTCAAATAGAGTCTTGAGTTCGTATGCACTACGAACTTTTTGCATGCATTCTGAGCAAATTTGATGGGGAAAATCATCATGTCGACGGATCTAaagtttaaaacatattttctttttgaatattgtatacattttagAGCAACAATTGTGATTATTTACTGCATATATTGTCATTTCTGAGATCATATTGGACAAGCAAACTCCGTCGATTGCATTTTGTTCGTCAAAGAGCAAAAATAAATCGAGGTTTGTTTGGAGGCACACTCTACACATCTTATCGATATCGTAGTCTagcattttattagattttgtgTCCTATTTAGTTAAggtgaaagtttttaattaatttttaacatagtTTTTGAGTTAAATCAAatgatgatattgttttttctacTAGGCTTtgtaagtagtttttattttggtttttgattaCTTCTTGCTGACACCTGACACAAAAAAgccacaacacaacacaaacaaatgtcaaaaaatgggGTGTTCCACGAGTAGTTGTGTATAGTTTTGACGTTAATTGTTCATGAAGAGACAAAATGAACCTGATTGGAAAATGAACTACAGGGTGattaaattcatacaaaatcgGAGACTATCATGGTGTGTATTCATCTTCAATTTGAAGCAGTAACTTGGAGTCTCCATGAACATTTCCGATGACAGGACTATCGGCCTGTCGTGTTTAGATATTTGTAGTGGTGTTAAATTTCACTGAATAAgtgaactttattttgtttttattaaataactttATCAAATATTGTGTTATAATAGCATTTTAATCAActtcaattttcttgaattttgtgatattttgtttaaaacttccAAAATGTTCCCTTGTCCATGTGTTagtgctttttgtttttaattatttaatatttgatttttcccTACTTTCTTTGTTTGACTAAATTGATTCcaaattctttgttttattaaataacatttttgtcatTCGATTTTGAAGTCCTTGCGTAGGAAAGTAGGTAAAAGCTTGATTTAATTGAGACTTTTGTTGAAGCACGTAGGTACGAGTCTCGCTTCCCgtggttattttttgtattatttttttttgtatttttaatttaaataaatttgtatctatatgttttttttaaattattttttttaacactccTTCGAAAATATGGATTGCTACAATATAAACTGCCAAGAGGGTGCTAATAATAATCCTCTGTTTGCCTGTTTCGGACCCTGTGGCAATCTTTACCATGCAAAATGCGTTGGTTCAACCAacgctttcattgaaaaaatagccAATTCGAAATTTGCTTACTGGTACTGTCACGAAaggctgacattttaaaactttctaaagattttgaagcGCTACTGAAGTCTTTCAATACTgcagtttgaaaattaaatgcattCTCTATAACCAACATCATGGTCGATAGTTCTACTTCGACTAATGATATGGCACAGCCTATTCCCACTACTTTCTCTTCTACAGGTAAAGATATTCTCGCGCAATCAGGTTCTGGTGTTAATAACGCAGTAAGTGTATctgataaacaaaagaaaaagtctaagaaaagaAGCCCAGACAACTCTGAACTTGCTAGAAATTCTAAACCTCCCCCCCCCCATCAATAAGAACAATTGTCAACATCACTCCAATACCTACAGATCCCACCGGAACTCCCCATATACCTCAAATTGTTGTCTTAGATTCCAATAGTGACTCCGttacaggaactgtaataaacaacttcatccctatcaaagctgtctcgaaaccaaaaataattgttatatCTCGTCTGGGCCCAGTTACAAagccagaagatataacttcccacttagtatctaccaagagcataccttccagctcatccATCAGGTGTAATTACTAAGATTAGTAAACCaaattgtttcctcttttaaattaataatgaatcccatttactttgattttatttgcaacccaaatatATGGCTCGCAGAGACTTTAGgcaaagaatttactcaaagtcaaaaacagggtgtttctttgaaaaccaagtcaaaaaatttaacaggCTTGCGCTCTTTTACCAAAAGGTGAGGGGGCTTCATAGCaagactgctgacatttttcttaagtcCTAATCATTTCCACaagacgtattcgttttgacagaaacatGGCTTAATTGAAGCTTTacagaacttttcagtcaagagttcgaagtttacagaaactaTTGTCATGTTGGTATTGTTCTCATAGCGgcaaaaaatacatattctcTTCtcctgtatcttttccatttgaattataaattgaactggtatgtgtaaagataatgatacagactaagactttttgcattttaaacgtttacattcctccaaaaagtttggagtctgtttataacgatctctccttggtaTTAGACTATCTTACTCATTtttccagctctgacaccaatattttacttctaggtgatttaaatttaccacacattggcTGGATTCCATTCGCAGACGAATCCTTCCTTGAAGattctccttcttcttcacaaatggaactatctcttctcgataaagtccttcttactgacttacagcaaacaagctgtattaaaaactcaaaaaatcgaattcttctgacgctattaatACTCTTGTTCTacaatctagatcaggaattactaatattgacaaatatcacccccctttggtcatttttttttacttaagtaatcaccttactgatcACAGTAcctcctttgattgcttataaacggtgattttttaagagcttgagaactttaaaaaaaaaacgcataaaatttgcaaaatctcatcgattctttatttgaaacgttagattggtccatgacatttactttttgaagataatttcatttaaatgttcaccgcggctgcgtcttaggtggtccattcggaaagtccaattttgggtaactttttcgagcatttcggccggaatagcccgaatttcttcggaaatgttgtcttccaaagctggaatagttgctggcttatttgtgtagactttagacttgacgtagccccacaaaaaatagtctaaaggcgtcaaatcgcatgatcttggtggccaacttaccggtccattccttgagatgaattgttctttgaagttttccctcaaaatggccatagaatcgcgagctgtgtggcatgtagcgccattttgttgaaaccacatgtcaaccaagttcagttcttccatttttggcaacaaaaagtttgttagcattgaacgatagtgatcgccattcaccgtaacggtgcgtccaacagcatctttgaaaaaatacggtccaatgattccaccagcgtacaaaccacagcaaacagtgcatttttcgggatgcatgggcagttcttgaacggcttctggttgctcttcactccaaatgcggcaattttgcttatttacgtagccattcaaccagaaatgagcctcatcgctgagcaaaatttgtcgataaaaaagcggattttctgccaacttttctagggcccattcactgaaaattcgacgttgtggcagatcgttcggcttcagttcttgcacgagctgtattttatacggttttacaccaagatctttgcgtaaaatcttccatgtggtcgaataacacaaacccaattgctgcgaacggcgacgaatcgacatttcacggtcttcagcagcactctcagaaacagacgcaatattctcttctgtacgcattcgtg
This window contains:
- the LOC129944994 gene encoding zinc finger protein 91-like, with the protein product MLDYDIDKMCRVCLQTNLDLFLLFDEQNAIDGVCLSNMISEMTIYAIRRHDDFPHQICSECMQKVRSAYELKTLFERSHRKLLTYLESNNKIVDDNSGDVQNNKGVQTDDSTLFPCEKCDAKFISYQSLRDHRTESHKGSENICRFCSRKFNRIGDLKNHIAVHHPEVQHFHPHECLICNRRFTRKEHVNRHMAKIHKLESIQITPGDEDSIPNENIECDANDLEMLLETEADYENLTKVDDNSEIVSNKDSEDYEVNKDDDDDDDEDEDNGSIGTAENPISSDEDDKPLAGLRDIFNTKTKDPETLSIKEELDDTLPEKTYCAPKTEELKTDNKESYSLSVKNHQVLAKPFKCSKCSKTFTRRGHLKRHFLSHDLKKKFICNICSKRFSRKDHLKSHMNKHDPTKAFKCEICDRSYFRAGMVRKHKEMKHNMQNLPQNIDKPEHCKVCNKTFSTKAYLQKHMNMHTNKSFKCKICPTGFESKEALKQHNKSHGKEKPFLCSECGLRFVRNDYLLIHMRRHTGEKPFTCKYCGKGFPRKTDLNVHVKYHTGEKTHLCTICGKGFQRSYNLVVHMRVHTGERPYQCVHCPKNFAQGNDLKAHIRRHTGERYKCHICEVGFVQGYLLTQHKISVHGLENEARKGRVSKVKPNKTISIISEAIDDTSKAIDDTTSLIKREPHSGVLVLFISKCLDSDDVQMLPSQKKNISNAFVIYSLYIQKCKLSQEHFIYYKIINPSLKINQNHRTMEFDIEKMCRVCLKTNLDSVLLFEEPKKIGGVSICDMISELTIYKVHRHDEFPHLICYECMERVESAYSFKKDFEQAHRKLITYLDSINKYQAVADIKPIPTEEKSTQTIDSTLYPCEKCDQKFIKYERLREHRAIAHKGSANMCRICNKSFNRLAGLKSHISAAHPEIGYHNSSNQCYVCNKMFTRRDHVTRHIRNVHKIATSEMGYGIEAGAAETEGDPSSQIFEEGECNEEGVVKGELKPYIECLVCYKHFSSKNRLNRHMQTIHQLDPAHILKQEQNNEMNTFESEMELLAEPEAFRNYTNEDDGEISNDFDNEGGGGDNDDEEDDDDDDDDDDGDNDGDNDDGLDTEDEGAIKNTEFVAANSFIKCETELTEPTQDEVIKKVTIKQEKAEFNFADNIYTAPPPQQEKRQSTFDCFHRIEDGKYGCNLCEKTFKSSYHVKRHFLSHTQEKAFHCTMCEMRFNRADHLKNHMTKHNPVKPFQCDNCGASYGRADHLKRHKEMHHSNDPNSAPVKGEVCEYCNKSYSSKAYLQKHLLKHTEKCWKCKLCSVVFETNEALKEHSKTHSKDKPFLCSECGLCFPRKNYLIIHMRRHNGERPYKCQYCDKGFPRSTDLKAHEKCHTGEKTHFCNVCGKGFPRPYKLSVHMRIHTGEKPYQCMHCPKAFAQCNDLKAHIRRHTGERFRCELCGAGFIQKYNLTQHKADAHGIINESRLGRVAKIPIAEPIGETMTSVINNSDEKLQMGLSTNLLFRGVALH